The nucleotide window GCCCACGTAGTTAGGGGGGAAGCCATTGATCTGGCGCCATAATTCATACCAGATGGGCACATCGTCGAGCAGGGCCCAGCCGTATACCCCGCTGCCCACCCGCAAGGGCTCGGGCCAGGGCTCCAAGGCTGGGTCGGGCGTCACCAGAATGCGGTATTGTCCCTGCGAGTCGATGTTGTCGATGACGGCCACTACGCCGCCAAACGTGCCGAAGCTCGTGCCCGGCCAGCCGCTAAAGACCAGCGCCGGCCACCCGTCGAACTGCAGGCGTACTTTGCGGCCCACGGAAAGCAGGGGCATGTCCATGGGCTTGACGTAGAGCTCGGCGGCCAGCTGGGGGGCATTGGGCATCACGGTTACCACCGGCTCGCCTTCCTTCACTATTTCACCCAGGCCTTGCTTCAGGGCCCGCACCACGTAGCCGTCCTGGGGGGCCGTAATCTGGTAGTAGCCGGCCCGGATGCTGAGGTTGGCCAGCTCATTGCGCATCTTGGCAATCTGGCCTTCCGTGTCGAACTGGTAGGCCAGCACGGAGCGCCGGTCCGACTCGGACTTGGCTAGCTTATCCTGGTACTCGGCCTGCAGCGAAGACAACTCCAGCTGGGCATTGGTCAGGGCCTGGCGACTGGCGTCCAGCTTATTACTGGCCGATTGTAGCTTGGCCGTGGCTTCCTGAAACTTCAGGCGCCGCTGCTCCAGCTCGGTCAGTGACTTGAGCCCCTGCTTGTACAGCTCCTCCTGGCGCTCAAGCTGGCGCTGGGCAATGGTGTAGTCATTGCGCACGGCCACGAGGTCGGCCTGGTCGGAGCTTACCTTGAGGCGGCTCTGCTCTACGTAGTTGCGGGCCTTGCTCAGGCTCACCTGCAGGCCGGCGCGCAAGGCTTGCTGCTGGCTGCCCAGGGCCTCAGCCTTTGCGCGGTTTTCGTCGAGCGCGCCTCTCTTCGCTTCAAGCTGCTCGCTGGTGCGCTGCACCAGCTGGGGGTCGAAGTACTTCTCTTTTACTTCGGCAATGTCCACGAGCGTATCGCCCTGGCGTACGCGCTGACCCTCGCTCACGCGCCAGCGCGCAATGCGGCCGGCAATGGTACTAGGCACCGTTTGGGGCCGGTCCTGGGGGCGAAGAGTGGTCAGCGTACCGGTCGAGCGGATGTTCTGGGTCCAGGGCAGAAAGCCGGCCACGAGCACCAGGAGCGCCAGTCCCGCCGTCCAGCGCGCCAGCGTGCGGCCCGCCTTGGGAGTCTGCACCCGCGCAAACGAGCGAAAATGCCCCGTCAGCGGGTTGGATTCGGCTAAGGGATGTTCAGCGAAAGACATCGGAAAGGAATAGGCAGTTACAAGGAAAAAGGGAGAAAGGGGCAGGGGCAGCAGGCTAAGCCAGCAGCTCCTGCATCTCAGGCTGGGCCGTGACGACGCTAAAGGCTCCGTCGGCCACTAGGCGCCCTTCCCGCAGCACGGCCAGGCGCGGGCACAAACTCAGCACGCGCAGGTCGTTAGAAGCCAACACCAGCGTCCAGGGAAGTTCCGGAGCCAGCAGGCGCTGCAGAATCCGCAGGCGCTCGGCTGGCTCTACATTGGGCAGAAAACCATCCAGCAGCAGCAGACGCGGCCGCCGTACCAGGGCGCGGGCCAGCAGCAACTTCTGCCGGGTGCTGTCGGCCAGGGGAGTACCAATGCCCAGGGGCGTGTGCAAACCAAGCGGGCGGGCATAGAGGTCGTCGCGCAGACCTACCAGCTCCAGGGCCCAGGTCACGTCGTCGGCCCCGATGCTGGCCTGGCCCAGGGTCAGGTTGTCGAGCACGGTGCCGTCGAAGAGGTGCTGGTGGGAAATATTGTCGCCCACGTGTTCCCCCAGCGAAGATGGCGCCAGGTCCTGCAGGGCCAATCCGTCGTAAGCCACCACACCGGTATAGCCCGTGAGCAGGCCGGCCAGGATGCGCAGCAGGGTGGTTTTGCCCGACCCGCCGTAGCCGGCCAGGCCCAGGTGCTCACCGGCGGCAATGGTCAGGCTGAGCTCGTGCAGGGGGTGGCGGCCGGTAACGGGGTAGGAGTAGCTGAGCTGGCGCAGTTCGGCCCGCAGCCCGGTCTGCCGGGCTGGCAGGGGCAGGTTGGTGGTGCCGCCGTCGCCCACGGTAGGCAGGTCGAGCACGTGCCCAATCTTGTCGAGCGAGGTCAGCGCATCGTACACCACGTCCAGCTTCAGCAGTACCTTTTCCACTGCGTTGATGGTCAGAATGATAATAATCTCGGCGGCCACAAACTGCCCGATGTTGATCTGGCGGCTAATCAGCAGCCAGCAGCCAATAATGAGCAGCATGGCCGTAATCAGGGTCTTGAAGATTACGAAGCCCCAGTACTGGGTAACCAGGACCCGGAAGTGACTCTGGCGGGCTGTCAGGTAGCCTTCTACCAGCCCATCGGTCCGGTCCAGAGCCAGCTGCTGCCGGGGCGGGTGGCGGAAGGTCTGCACGGTTCGGGCTACGTCTTCGAGCCAGGCCACGACCTTATACTTATACTTGGATTCGAGCAAGCTGGTGCTCAACCCTTTGGGGCCCGTTACCCGAATCATCAGGGCCAGCAGAACCACCAGCAGCAGGCCGAAGGCAATGAAGATGGGGTGGTACAAGGACAGCAGCAGCAAGCCGAAGATAATCTGCAGGGCGGCGGCCGAAAACTCAATCAGAATGGTGGCCAGCCCTTTCTGCAGCGTGGGCGTGTCGAGCAGGCGGTTCATGAGTTCAGGCAGGTACTGTCCGTTCAGGGCTTCGGCCTGTACCCGGGGCAGGCGCAGGGCAAAGTCGAGACTGATGCGGGCAAACAGCCGCTGCTGCATAAACTCGACCAGGTACACCTGCATTACCTGCAGGCCACCTACCAGCAGCGTACCGAGCACGATAAAGGCGATGAGCACGACCAGCGAGG belongs to Hymenobacter cellulosilyticus and includes:
- a CDS encoding HlyD family secretion protein — encoded protein: MSFAEHPLAESNPLTGHFRSFARVQTPKAGRTLARWTAGLALLVLVAGFLPWTQNIRSTGTLTTLRPQDRPQTVPSTIAGRIARWRVSEGQRVRQGDTLVDIAEVKEKYFDPQLVQRTSEQLEAKRGALDENRAKAEALGSQQQALRAGLQVSLSKARNYVEQSRLKVSSDQADLVAVRNDYTIAQRQLERQEELYKQGLKSLTELEQRRLKFQEATAKLQSASNKLDASRQALTNAQLELSSLQAEYQDKLAKSESDRRSVLAYQFDTEGQIAKMRNELANLSIRAGYYQITAPQDGYVVRALKQGLGEIVKEGEPVVTVMPNAPQLAAELYVKPMDMPLLSVGRKVRLQFDGWPALVFSGWPGTSFGTFGGVVAVIDNIDSQGQYRILVTPDPALEPWPEPLRVGSGVYGWALLDDVPIWYELWRQINGFPPNYVGKQDVSKAGKQDKKASAAGSDEEEAK
- a CDS encoding peptidase domain-containing ABC transporter, which produces MADSSASSLTPGQRLWRLLTSERRDITYLYVYAALAGLINLSLPLGVQSVIGFVSSGAISTSLVVLIAFIVLGTLLVGGLQVMQVYLVEFMQQRLFARISLDFALRLPRVQAEALNGQYLPELMNRLLDTPTLQKGLATILIEFSAAALQIIFGLLLLSLYHPIFIAFGLLLVVLLALMIRVTGPKGLSTSLLESKYKYKVVAWLEDVARTVQTFRHPPRQQLALDRTDGLVEGYLTARQSHFRVLVTQYWGFVIFKTLITAMLLIIGCWLLISRQINIGQFVAAEIIIILTINAVEKVLLKLDVVYDALTSLDKIGHVLDLPTVGDGGTTNLPLPARQTGLRAELRQLSYSYPVTGRHPLHELSLTIAAGEHLGLAGYGGSGKTTLLRILAGLLTGYTGVVAYDGLALQDLAPSSLGEHVGDNISHQHLFDGTVLDNLTLGQASIGADDVTWALELVGLRDDLYARPLGLHTPLGIGTPLADSTRQKLLLARALVRRPRLLLLDGFLPNVEPAERLRILQRLLAPELPWTLVLASNDLRVLSLCPRLAVLREGRLVADGAFSVVTAQPEMQELLA